The following are encoded in a window of Pongo abelii isolate AG06213 chromosome 16, NHGRI_mPonAbe1-v2.0_pri, whole genome shotgun sequence genomic DNA:
- the LOC112129068 gene encoding peptidyl-prolyl cis-trans isomerase NIMA-interacting 4-like, with protein sequence MPPKGKSGSGKAGKEGTASGSDSADKKAQGPKGGGNAVKVRHILCEKHGKIMEAMEKLKSGMRFNEVATQYSEYKARQGGDLGWMTRGSMVGPFQEAAFTLPISGMDKPVFTDPPVKTKFGYHIIMVEGRK encoded by the coding sequence ATGCCGCCCAAAGGAAAAAGTGGTTCTGGAAAAGCGGGGAAAGAGGGAACAGCCTCTGGGAGTGACAGTGCTGACAAGAAGGCTCAAGGTCCCAAAGGTGGTGGCAATGCAGTAAAGGTCAGACACATTCTATGTGAAAAACATGGCAAAATCATGGAAGCCATGGAAAAGTTAAAGTCTGGGATGAGATTCAATGAAGTGGCCACACAGTATAGTGAATATAAAGCCAGGCAAGGGGGCGACTTGGGTTGGATGACCAGAGGGTCCATGGTGGGACCATTTCAAGAAGCAGCATTTACCTTGCCTATAAGTGGGATGGATAAGCCTGTGTTTACAGACCCACCAGTTAAGACAAAATTTGGATATCATATTATTATggttgaaggaagaaaataa